The following are encoded in a window of Drosophila simulans strain w501 chromosome 3L, Prin_Dsim_3.1, whole genome shotgun sequence genomic DNA:
- the LOC6738645 gene encoding UPF0489 protein C5orf22 homolog yields MESDTLDQESAAAALKKLSPSESPESSKKWEPTSGDGVAAGGGEEAPPTKRQKTADEKEENREEDEDSEESVDEEEDDGEGLVQIGGTISPRHFQRIPVFIVDYHNDVLEFIYRCFATRHLPLQNNTLVHFDSHPDLVIPRHIAASSTYQKDTMLNELSIENWIMPTLYAGHFNRVVWLKNSWCQQLPTGRHDFKVGQKDDRIGVDCPLDYFIADGNYCTTEDLQDAKSVELQVHDADNESLNPNEFLTEKDAKGFVLDIDLDFFSTSNPFLEIYKDADCYNQLKEIFHFESVEKVKKSGTATIADYLATAERRQTQLDALKTIFWHLEEERNFEGLEKPDETVVTPEVYAKIVKLADQLQEKYPDDEIDWHLIFDSGSTTDNNGLPHHISTAEELEAYFANFKRFLQRLPVPPVAITMAHSAQDDYCPQDQVAFIEECVLRLLKEVFGERLHDKAILHYMDDPWDVMKL; encoded by the exons ATGGAATCGGATACGCTGGACCAGGAGAGTGCCGCGGCCGCTCTAAAAAAACTATCGCCAAGTGAAAGTCCCGAAAGTTCGAAGAAATGGGAGCCGACTTCGGGTGATGGGGTTGCGGCGGGTGGGGGAGAAGAGGCGCCGCCAACAAAGAGACAAAAGACTGCAGACGAAAAGGAGGAGAATCGGGAGGAAGACGAGGATAGCGAGGAGAGCGttgatgaggaggaggatgatgGTGAGGGCCTCGTCCAGATTGGCGGCACAATCAGCCCAAGGCACTTCCAGCGCATCCCCGTTTTTATCGTCGACTACCACAACGATGTGCTGGAGTTCATCTACCGCTGCTTTGCCACCCGCCACCTTCCGCTGCAGAACAACACCCTCGTCCACTTCGACTCGCATCCGGATCTGGTCATTCCACGGCACATTGCCGCCAGTTCCACCTACCAAAAGGACACCATGCTCAACGAGCTGAGCATCGAGAACTGGATCATGCCCACACTCTATGCAG GACATTTCAACCGCGTCGTGTGGCTGAAGAACTCGTGGTGCCAGCAGCTGCCCACTGGCAGGCACGACTTTAAGGTTGGACAAAAGGACGATCGCATTGGAGTGGACTGTCCGTTGGACTACTTTATTGCCGACGGCAACTACTGCACTACGGAGGATCTGCAGGATGCAAAGAGCGTGGAGCTGCAGGTCCACGATGCAGACAACGAAAGCCTCAATCCGAACGAATTCCTAACGGAGAAGGACGCCAAGGGATTCGTGCTGGACATAGACCTCGATTTCTTCAGCACCTCCAACCCGTTCTTGGAAATATACAAGGATGCCGATTGCTACAATCAGCTGAAGGAGATCTTCCACTTCGAAAGCGTGGAGAAGGTGAAGAAGTCGGGCACGGCTACTATAGCAGATTATTTGGCCACGGCGGAGAGGCGACAGACGCAGTTGGATGCACTGAAGACGATTTTCTGGCATCTGGAGGAGGAGCGCAATTTCGAGGGACTGGAGAAGCCGGACGAGACCGTGGTCACGCCCGAAGTGTACGCCAAAATTGTGAAACTGGCCGATCAGCTGCAGGAGAAATATCCAGACGATGAAATCGACTGGCATTTGATCTTCGATTCGGGCAGCACCACCGATAATAATGGCTTGCCACACCACATCAGCACCGCCGAAGAGTTGGAAGCGTACTTTGCTAACTTCAAGAGATTCTTACAGCGCCTGCCAGTTCCTCCAGTGGCCATTACAATGGCCCATTCCGCTCAGGATGACTACTGCCCCCAGGATCAGGTGGCATTCATCGAGGAATGCGTTCTACGCCTGCTTAAGGAGGTTTTCGGCGAAAGACTGCACGACAAAGCCATCCTGCACTATATGGACGATCCTTGGGATGTGATGAAGCTCTAA
- the LOC6738649 gene encoding protein Gemin2 codes for MQHEPEDQTFQLQALEICEPDSSFDPQKPPESGEEYLMHMFYERKRCPAVVTKRPSKIRNNTGNTTLEMLDNPELPPFKCLLPTPEWRSEQVKSFQAARSQVLVLRKELANNNYDQSGEPPLTSDQEKWKEFCRNQQPLLSTLLHLTQNDLELLLEMLSKWLQDPNITVDLLHDVWLARWLYATLVCLHLPLEPHVFSTLRYIARTCIHLRNQLKEDEVQRAAPYNLLLTLTVQVFAQNDFKDYI; via the exons ATGCAGCATGAGCCCGAAGATCAGACTTTTCAACTCCAAGCACTGGAGATCTGTGAGCCGGATAGCAGTTTTGACCCCCAGAAGCCGCCGGAGTCCGGCGAAGAGTACCTAATGCACATGTTCTACGAGAGGAAGCGATGTCCAGCTGTGGTGACCAAAAGACCATCCAAAATCAGGAATAACACGGGAAATACCACACTTGAGATGTTGGATAAT CCCGAGTTGCCTCCGTTCAAGTGCCTGCTGCCCACGCCCGAATGGCGGAGTGAGCAAGTTAAATCCTTCCAAGCAGCCCGCTCCCAGGTCCTAGTCCTTCGTAAGGagctggccaacaacaactacgACCAGTCCGGGGAACCGCCTTTGACTTCGGACCAGGAGAAATGGAAGGAATTCTGCCGGAATCAGCAGCCCCTCCTGAGCACCCTGCTCCATTTGACCCAAAACGACTTGGAGCTCTTGCTGGAAATGCTCAGCAAGTGGCTGCAGGATCCCAACATCACGGTGGACCTACTCCACGATGTCTGGCTGGCTCGCTGGCTGTATGCCACCTTGGTCTGCCTCCACCTTCCACTGGAACCTCACGTGTTCAGCACCCTTCGATACATCGCCCGGACCTGCATCCATCTGAGAAATCAACTAAAGGAGGACGAAGTGCAGCGGGCAGCCCCCTACAACCTTCTACTAACGCTCACCGTTCAGGTTTTCGCACAGAATGATTTCAAGGATTACATATAG
- the LOC6738647 gene encoding ATP-dependent (S)-NAD(P)H-hydrate dehydratase isoform X2, with the protein MDTKKPVVIDADGLFLLNDNLNLICGQPNVILTPNVMEFQRLFGEDDQAARQKMSLLGAGVTVLEKGANDRIYIPHCNEVHSMPTGGSGRRCGGQGDLLSGSLATFFSWSLQSGEPNPALIAACASSYFVKKLNAVAFQKFGRSLLASDMVNQIPSVFQTEFENSDPQ; encoded by the coding sequence ATGGACACCAAGAAACCAGTTGTCATAGACGCCGATGGACTGTTTCTGCTCAACGACAATCTGAATCTGATCTGTGGACAGCCGAATGTCATACTCACGCCAAATGTCATGGAGTTCCAGAGACTGTTTGGCGAGGATGACCAGGCGGCGCGCCAGAAAATGTCCCTACTGGGAGCCGGAGTTACTGTCCTAGAAAAGGGCGCCAACGACAGGATCTACATCCCGCACTGCAACGAAGTTCACTCAATGCCCACCGGCGGATCCGGTCGCAGGTGCGGTGGCCAAGGTGACCTGCTCTCCGGATCCTTGGCCACCTTCTTCTCTTGGTCACTGCAGTCGGGTGAACCCAATCCCGCCCTGATAGCTGCATGTGCCTCTAGTTACTTTGTGAAGAAGTTAAACGCGGTTGCATTTCAAAAGTTTGGCCGCAGCCTGCTGGCCAGTGACATGGTCAATCAAATACCCAGCGTATTTCAGACGGAGTTCGAAAACAGCGATCCTCAATAG
- the LOC6738648 gene encoding uncharacterized protein LOC6738648, translating to MSHKRFYVKLDLQLHALTCPGVWLCSHGYLEATIKTLGYYFRTGPMEPRFPMLCHDQFTMEGYFKSVGCLEEMHELLKAEQLEITVWQNGRRLAYFVGSLSDVMQPTFPRLSCAHSSNVQLLMKATPAFPGILAPKVELSAQLTTQDRKKVCSCSSTREYSVPPVNRHVESRCLGHLDQPRKQQTVCHGRQSNCCPSGSYAAWRAGSPAQQKQQERRLSSCSSTTQLSSLSQSSSLTQCSHLSSCSSPLDEHHNSCDICQAYRRMFPSY from the exons ATGTCCCACAAGAGATTCTACGTGAAGTTAGACCTGCAGCTCCATGCG CTCACTTGTCCCGGCGTTTGGCTGTGCTCACACGGATATTTGGAGGCCACCATCAAGACCTTGGGCTACTACTTTCGAACTGGACCCATGGAACCTCGCTTTCCGATGCTGTGCCATGATCAATTCACGATGGAGGGATACTTCAAGAGCGTGGGCTGCCTGGAGGAGATGCACGAGCTACTGAAAGCCGAGCAGCTGGAGATAACCGTCTGGCAGAATGGCCGAAGGTTGGCCTACTTCGTGGGCAGTCTCTCGGATGTGATGCAGCCCACGTTTCCGCGACTGAGTTGTGCCCACAGCTCCAATGTTCAGCTGTTGATGAAGGCGACGCCTGCTTTTCCGGGTATCCTGGCGCCCAAGGTGGAGCTATCTGCGCAGTTGACCACGCAGGATCGGAAAAAGGTGTGCAGCTGCTCGAGTACCAGGGAGTACTCTGTTCCTCCCGTCAATCGCCACGTCGAGAGCCGCTGCCTGGGCCATTTGGATCAGCCGCGAAAGCAGCAAACCGTGTGTCATGGTAGGCAATCCAATTGTTGTCCCAGTGGCAGTTACGCCGCTTGGAGAGCTGGCTCTCCTGCCCAACAGAAACAGCAGGAACGGCGATTGTCCTCCTGCTCTAGCACAACGCAATTAAGTAGCCTTAGCCAGAGTTCCTCGCTGACGCAGTGCAGCCACTTGTCCAGTTGCAGTTCTCCTTTGGATGAGCATCACAACAGCTGCGATATATGCCAGGCCTATAGGCGCATGTTTCCATCTTACTGA
- the LOC6738646 gene encoding protein canopy homolog 4: MLLKGLSGFVALCVVLQLAGADSPEEEQGVRYANRCEACKILATELEARLGETGKSHDVIEIGYSVDDVKPKKRTEYRRSELRLLESLENVCERVLEYNLHKERSDSTRFAKGMSQTFQTLHGLVDKGVKVDLGIPYELWDKPPVEVTQMKTQCENLLEEYEETISDWYFKHQDEKSLKKHLCEDHVLKKKAERECLKEQLAPPEARKAKKEKAKGDKEEL; this comes from the coding sequence ATGCTCCTCAAAGGACTGTCTGGCTTTGTGGCACTCTGTGTCGTCCTGCAGTTAGCCGGAGCTGATTCGCCCGAGGAGGAGCAAGGCGTTCGCTACGCCAATCGCTGCGAAGCCTGCAAAATCCTGGCCACCGAACTGGAGGCGCGACTTGGAGAGACCGGCAAGTCGCACGACGTCATCGAAATTGGATACTCCGTGGACGATGTGAAGCCCAAGAAGCGCACTGAATACCGGCGCAGCGAACTGCGACTGCTCGAGTCCCTGGAGAACGTGTGCGAGCGAGTGCTGGAGTACAATCTGCACAAGGAACGCTCTGACAGCACAAGATTCGCCAAAGGAATGTCCCAGACCTTCCAGACGCTCCATGGCCTTGTGGACAAGGGCGTCAAGGTGGATCTGGGAATACCCTACGAGCTGTGGGACAAGCCCCCCGTGGAGGTCACCCAAATGAAGACCCAGTGCGAAAACCTActggaggagtacgaggaaACCATCAGCGACTGGTACTTTAAGCACCAGGATGAGAAGTCACTGAAGAAGCATCTCTGCGAGGACCATGTGCTTAAGAAAAAGGCCGAAAGGGAATGTCTCAAGGAGCAGCTTGCTCCTCCGGAGGCCAgaaaggccaaaaaggaaaaggccAAGGGCGACAAGGAGGAGCTGTGA
- the LOC6738647 gene encoding ATP-dependent (S)-NAD(P)H-hydrate dehydratase isoform X1, with amino-acid sequence MSAVTDIPVHLPKLLALFKTVVPKLVNNKHKGQYGRIGVIGGSLEYTGAPYFAAISSIRVGADLAHVFCHSNASAIIKSYSPDLIVHPVLDCVDAVEKITPWLERLHVVVIGPGLGREPGILKTASNVLKLCMDTKKPVVIDADGLFLLNDNLNLICGQPNVILTPNVMEFQRLFGEDDQAARQKMSLLGAGVTVLEKGANDRIYIPHCNEVHSMPTGGSGRRCGGQGDLLSGSLATFFSWSLQSGEPNPALIAACASSYFVKKLNAVAFQKFGRSLLASDMVNQIPSVFQTEFENSDPQ; translated from the exons ATGTCTGCAGTTACGGATATTCCCGTGCACCTGCCCAAGCTGCTGGCACTGTTCAAGACGGTGGTGCCCAAGCTGGTGAACAACAAGCACAAGGGACAGTACGGACGCATTGGAGTGATCGGTGGGTCGCTGGAGTACACCGGAGCGCCCTACTTCGCGGCCATTTCCTCGATAAGAGTGGGCGCTGACCTGGCGCATGTGTTCTGCCATTCGAATGCGTCGGCCATTATCAAGTCCTACAGTCCCGATCTTATCGTGCATCCAGTGCTGGACTGTGTGGATGCAGTGGAGAAAATAACGCCCTGGTTGGAGCGACTCCACGTCGTT GTTATTGGACCTGGCCTGGGTCGGGAGCCGGGCATCCTGAAAACGGCATCCAACGTACTCAAGCTGTGCATGGACACCAAGAAACCAGTTGTCATAGACGCCGATGGACTGTTTCTGCTCAACGACAATCTGAATCTGATCTGTGGACAGCCGAATGTCATACTCACGCCAAATGTCATGGAGTTCCAGAGACTGTTTGGCGAGGATGACCAGGCGGCGCGCCAGAAAATGTCCCTACTGGGAGCCGGAGTTACTGTCCTAGAAAAGGGCGCCAACGACAGGATCTACATCCCGCACTGCAACGAAGTTCACTCAATGCCCACCGGCGGATCCGGTCGCAGGTGCGGTGGCCAAGGTGACCTGCTCTCCGGATCCTTGGCCACCTTCTTCTCTTGGTCACTGCAGTCGGGTGAACCCAATCCCGCCCTGATAGCTGCATGTGCCTCTAGTTACTTTGTGAAGAAGTTAAACGCGGTTGCATTTCAAAAGTTTGGCCGCAGCCTGCTGGCCAGTGACATGGTCAATCAAATACCCAGCGTATTTCAGACGGAGTTCGAAAACAGCGATCCTCAATAG